One genomic region from Populus nigra chromosome 8, ddPopNigr1.1, whole genome shotgun sequence encodes:
- the LOC133700361 gene encoding transcription factor MYC2-like, which translates to MEEILSPSSSSSLISLAQETTSTLQQRLQFFLHSRPEWWVYSIFWQASKDASGRPVLSWGDGHFRGNKKYSSKDSNKQNHPKFGFNIERKSLFNEDMDLERLVDGDVVEWYYTVSVTRVFAVGDGILGRAFTSGSSIWLTGDRELQIYECERVTEARMHGIQTFVCVSTPSGVLELGSPVFISEDWSLVQLAKSIFGAEINANPVPQQSNHESQPQISNCNVSNLLDIGLFSSPQTERTSSLENKKEVFGQGLSSSDSGRSDSDAGFRENHIGFKKRGRKPGGKESPLNHVEAERQRRERLNHRFYALRSVVPNVSKMDRASLLADAVTYIKELKRKVNELEANLQVVSKKSTISSCANIYDNQSTSTSTMVNHIRPPPNYMSNNAVEVDVKILGSEGLIRVQSPDINYPAARLMDALRELEFPVHHLSVTRVKELVLQDVVIRIDDGLVTEEAMRAAIFQRMQN; encoded by the coding sequence aTGGAAGAGATACTGTCcccttcttcctcctcttcacTCATCTCACTTGCTCAAGAAACCACTTCAACGCTTCAACAACGCCTCCAATTCTTCCTTCATAGCCGGCCAGAATGGTGGGTTTACTCAATCTTCTGGCAGGCATCAAAGGATGCTAGTGGCCGCCCTGTTTTGTCATGGGGCGATGGTCATTTCCGCGGCAATAAAAAGTATTCAAGCAAGGATAGCAACAAGCAAAACCATCCCAAATTCGGGTTCAATATCGAAAGAAAGTCTCTTTTCAATGAGGATATGGACCTGGAGAGATTGGTTGATGGTGATGTTGTTGAATGGTACTACACAGTATCGGTAACACGAGTATTTGCCGTTGGAGATGGAATTCTCGGCAGAGCATTTACCTCTGGTTCTTCTATTTGGTTGACAGGTGATCGTGAACTGCAAATTTACGAATGCGAAAGAGTTACAGAAGCTCGGATGCATGGAATTCAGACTTTCGTCTGTGTTTCAACTCCATCTGGGGTTCTTGAATTGGGTTCCCCAGTTTTTATCAGCGAAGATTGGAGCCTAGTGCAACTAGCCAAATCAATTTTCGGTGCAGAAATTAATGCAAATCCGGTTCCACAGCAGTCCAACCATGAATCTCAACCTCAAATTTCAAACTGTAATGTTTCTAATCTCCTTGATATTGGGTTGTTTTCAAGTCCTCAAACGGAGAGAACTTCTTCTCTAGAGAATAAAAAAGAGGTCTTCGGCCAAGGCCTATCATCTTCCGACTCGGGGCGTTCTGATTCAGATGCTGGATTCAGAGAGAATCATATCGGGTTcaagaagagaggaagaaagCCAGGTGGAAAGGAATCACCTCTAAACCATGTGGAAGCAGAAAGGCAGCGAAGAGAGAGGCTTAATCATCGATTCTACGCACTTCGATCTGTGGTTCCAAATGTGTCAAAAATGGACAGAGCTTCTTTGCTTGCAGATGCAGTCACTTATATCAAAGAGCTCAAGAGAAAAGTTAATGAATTGGAAGCAAATCTACAAGTAGTATCCAAGAAATCAACAATCTCAAGCTGTGCAAACATTTATGACAATCAaagcaccagcaccagcaccatgGTGAATCACATAAGGCCTCCTCCAAATTATATGTCCAATAATGCAGTGGAAGTGGATGTGAAGATTTTGGGATCGGAAGGTCTGATCCGAGTTCAGTCCCCAGATATTAATTATCCTGCTGCAAGATTGATGGATGCACTTAGAGAGCTAGAATTTCCAGTTCATCATTTGAGCGTGACTAGGGTCAAGGAGCTGGTGCTGCAAGATGTTGTAATCAGGATTGATGATGGATTGGTAACTGAAGAGGCGATGAGGGCTGCTATTTTTCAAAGAATGCAGAACTAG
- the LOC133700563 gene encoding probable lysophospholipase BODYGUARD 3: protein MPSSEMAVMGKTIMILRLTGRVLHDAVSFIVFSLLDILDLILCFAFKAVDFIIEAEWKPCYCTSAKEAITSSGKILVSEQGESKIVFLTSTKLGLEEISDTLYTRPSLVSEISKSTVNELKRFKVEDKSSTVTVQSSEKNIKKGTTRSTFTVNSTIVGMLRGKIGGQQLYPTSRWSDCDCKSCTSWTTSSKETLFVRAEGPKDKAKEDVLFVHGFISSSAFWTETLFPNFSNSAKSTYRLFAIDLLGFGRSPKPADSLYTLREHLDMIEQSVLEPYKVKSFHIVAHSLGCILALALAVKHPGSVKSLTLLAPPYYKVPKGVPAAQHVMKQVAPRRVWPLITFGASIACWYEHITRAVCLVICKNHRLWEFLTKLVTRNRMKTFLIEGFFCHTHNAAWHTLHNIICGTGSKLDGYLDSVRDHLKCDVNIFHGKNDELIPVECSYNVQQKVPRAQVKVIDNEDHITIVVNRQKVFARELEEIWRGGDRVVN, encoded by the exons ATGCCTTCTAGTGAAATGGCTGTAATGGGAAAAACCATAATGATTTTAAGGCTAACAGGCAGGGTTTTACATGATGCAGTGAGCTTCATTGTCTTCTCTCTTCTAGACATCCTTGATCTCATTCTATGTTTTGCATTCAAAGCTGTGGACTTCATCATTGAAGCTGAATGGAAACCTTGTTATTGTACCTCAGCTAAAGAAGCCATCACAAGTAGCGGCAAGATCTTGGTCTCTGAACAAGGTGAGTCCAAGATTGTTTTCCTTACTTCTACCAAGTTAGGGTTAGAAGAGATCTCAGACACTCTTTACACTCGTCCTTCATTAGTGTCTGAGATTTCAAAATCAACCGTAAATGAGCTCAAGAGATTCAAGGTGGAGGATAAGTCCAGTACTGTCACTGTACAATCATCCGAGAAGAATATCAAGAAAGGAACTACGAGATCCACATTCACTGTTAACTCTACCATTGTTGGAATGCTTCGAGGGAAGATTGGAGGCCAACAATTATATCCCACTTCAAGATGGTCTGATTGTGATTGCAAGTCTTGCACCTCGTGGACAACTTCTAGCAAAGAAACCCTCTTCGTTAGAGCTGAAGGACCTAAAG ATAAGGCAAAAGAAGATGTCCTCTTCGTTCATGGATTCATTTCATCTTCAGCATTTTGGACGGAAACATTATTTCCAAACTTCTCAAATTCAGCTAAATCAACCTACCGACTGTTTGCCATTGATCTACTAGGGTTTGGGAGGAGCCCTAAGCCAGCTGACTCCCTTTACACATTAAGAGAGCATCTGGACATGATTGAACAATCCGTTCTTGAACCATACAAAGTCAAGTCCTTCCACATTGTTGCTCATTCTTTAGGCTGTATTTTGGCCCTGGCACTTGCCGTAAAACACCCTGGCTCGGTCAAGTCCCTGACCCTCCTTGCACCG CCATATTACAAAGTACCAAAAGGTGTACCAGCAGCACAGCATGTGATGAAACAAGTGGCTCCAAGGCGTGTGTGGCCACTAATTACGTTTGGTGCATCAATTGCGTGCTGGTATGAGCACATCACCAGAGCAGTTTGCCTTGTCATCTGCAAAAATCACCGGCTGTGGGAGTTTCTTACAAAACTAGTCACACGAAACAG GATGAAGACGTTCTTGATTGAGGGGTTCTTTTGCCACACCCACAACGCTGCATGGCATACCCTACACAACATTATATGTGGCACCGGCAGCAAGCTTGATGGGTACTTGGATTCAGTCCGTGACCACCTCAAATGTGATGTCAATATCTTCCATGGCAAAAATGATGAGCTTATCCCAGTTGAATGTAGCTACAATGTTCAGCAAAAAGTCCCTCGGGCTCAGGTGAAGGTGATCGACAATGAAGATCACATCACAATTGTTGTTAATAGACAGAAGGTCTTTGCTAGGGAACTTGAAGAAATCTGGAGGGGAGGAGACCGAGTGGTTAATTAA